A single Dermacentor variabilis isolate Ectoservices chromosome 9, ASM5094787v1, whole genome shotgun sequence DNA region contains:
- the LOC142558465 gene encoding uncharacterized protein LOC142558465: protein MALRILAGLCVFGVGWYAVDKVAPGWLPQIDVASRITIPFRDSGASAIADKEGKDTKDTAVEGAGGGESGSATQGHEAPAGDLGAGSFDYIDVITVAVRAWLRALAILPGHMFDALVSIDLERHLRAALTAVQDVEWVSGVGFDKACLLLSSIPCFVIAAWCCKRGSKNTPSDSDTSPANSGQATPVDWKSKFSMSDMARQKIHSYRHEGGYIYPGGLEATQLSREDAAAAAIQRWARTEFKRRRLQRTSSRSSVDTPPPNSQRWIDRDYGAVFSTVLEDSSVSADALGPPGGQRSSGSERPSEKRPSETKSQSADDAESRPDIRCRKGLSLSSAKLSKAVLRLKSPEVQRSLNLRATAPP from the exons ATGGCGCTTCGCATCCTCGCCGGCTTGTGCGTTTTCGGTGTGGGATGGTACGCGGTGGACAAAGTGGCGCCCGGGTGGCTCCCGCAAATCGACGTTGCCAGCAGGATCACTATACCATTCCGCGATTCAGGAGCCTCTGCAATCGCGGACAAGGAGGGGAAGGACACAAAGGACACTGCCGTCGAG GGCGCCGGCGGTGGTGAATCCGGCTCAGCGACTCAAGGTCACGAGGCACCCGCCGGTGATCTTGGAGCCGGATCTTTCGACTACATTGATGTCATCACCG TGGCAGTGCGCGCTTGGCTAAGGGCACTAGCTATTCTACCAGGGCACATGTTCGACGCACTGGTCTCCATTGACTTGGAACGTCATCTCCGAGCCGCCCTGACAGCTGTGCAAGACGTGGAGTGGGTGTCAGGCGTTGGCTTCGACAAGGCATGCCTCCTGCTGTCCTCCATACCGTGCTTCGTCATTGCAGC GTGGTGTTGTAAAAGGGGCTCTAAAAATACCCCAAGCGACTCCGACACATCGCCAGCGAACTCCGGCCAAGCCACGCCTGTCGACTGGAAATCCAAGTTCAGCATGTCCGATATGGCGCGTCAAAAAATTCACAGTTATCGACATGAAGGTGGCTACATCTACCCGGGAG GATTAGAAGCCACCCAGTTGTCGAGGGAagatgcggcggcggcggcgattcAGCGCTGGGCGCGCACTGAGTTCAAGCGCCGGCGTCTGCAGCGCACGTCGTCTCGGTCCAGCGTCGACACTCCGCCGCCGAACAGCCAGCGCTGGATCGACCGAGACTACGGCGCCGTGTTCAGCACGGTGCTCGAAGATTCCAGTGTGAGCGCCGACGCACTGGGGCCTCCAGGAGGCCAGCGTTCCTCCGGCAGCGAGCGTCCCTCCGAGAAACGCCCCTCGGAAACGAAATCCCAAAGCGCCGATGACGCAGAATCGCGTCCAGATATTCGCTGCCGAAAGGGGCTCTCGCTTTCTTCTGCGAAGTTGTCCAAGGCTGTGCTGAGGCTGAAGTCGCCCGAAGTCCAGCGCTCTTTAAACCTCCGGGCAACCGCGCCACCTTGA
- the LOC142558108 gene encoding glutathione S-transferase Mu 4-like — translation MTPIVGYWDVRGLAQPIRNLLVYQGVEFEDKRYKFGPEPDYDREEWLAEKPTLGLRFPNLPYYFDDDVKMTQSLAIVRYLARKHDLAGRDEEETLELDMLEQQARDLLWGLMMAIASPNYEETRPKYEEKMESLLQPWDEQLQEKEWVIGDRITYVDFLLYEALDWNCELNAGAFEGFPVLTAYTKRFEELPNIDEYFASDKYNKYPMLGPMFQWGFEKE, via the exons ATGACGCCCATAGTCGGCTACTGGGACGTTCGGGGACTGGCGCAGCCCATTCGTAACCTGCTGGTCTACCAGGGCGTCGAGTTCGAAGACAAGCGGTACAAGTTCGGCCCGGAGCCCGACTACGACCGCGAGGAGTGGCTGGCCGAGAAGCCGACGCTGGGCCTCAGGTTTCCGAACCTGCCCTACTACTTCGACGATGACGTCAAGATGACGCAGAGCCTCGCCATCGTACGCTACCTGGCGCGAAAGCACGACCTCGCCGGAAG GGACGAGGAGGAAACACTGGAGCTGGACATGCTTGAGCAGCAGGCTCGCGACCTACTCTGGGGACTAATGATGGCCATCGCTTCGCCAAATTACGAGGAGACTCGGCCCAAGTACGAAGAAAAGATGGAGAGTCTGCTGCAACCATGGGACGAGCAGCTGCAGGAGAAAGAGTGGGTCATTGGAGACCGCATCACGTACGTGGACTTTCTGCTGTACGAGGCGCTCGACTGGAACTGCGAGCTGAACGCGGGCGCGTTCGAGGGCTTTCCGGTGCTGACGGCCTACACGAAGCGCTTCGAAGAGCTGCCCAACATCGACGAGTACTTCGCCTCGGACAAGTACAATAAGTATCCCATGCTAGGACCGATGTTTCAGTGGGGCTTCGAAAAGGAGTAG